The following proteins are encoded in a genomic region of Deltaproteobacteria bacterium:
- a CDS encoding histone deacetylase has product MPSGDMSVVYVLDEVFFRHRPPGPHPERPERLAAVRDALRAAGAEERARRLPVREARQEELERVHAPAYVAELERTVPGHSGWLDGDTYYGPESWRAALAAAAAAVDVTAAVLDGGARRGLALVRPPGHHAEADRAMGFCLFNNVAVAAAAARAGGVGRVAILDWDVHHGNGTQHAFECDPTVLYVSIHQYPYYPGTGAVDEAGRDAGEGFTVNVPLPAGCGDADYALAWERVVEPALRGFEPDLILVSGGFDAYRGDPLAQMAVTVDGFRWLADRVRAVADDVAGGRLVCALEGGYDLAGLGGSVAAVFDAWTSPAGGVQRPAGEPTPAGRSAVERAAAQHARWR; this is encoded by the coding sequence ATGCCGTCCGGGGACATGAGCGTCGTATACGTGCTGGACGAGGTGTTTTTCCGCCACCGGCCGCCCGGGCCACACCCGGAGCGGCCGGAGCGACTGGCGGCCGTGCGCGACGCGTTGCGGGCCGCCGGCGCCGAGGAGCGCGCGCGGCGGCTGCCCGTGCGCGAGGCGCGCCAGGAGGAACTCGAGCGGGTACACGCGCCGGCGTACGTCGCCGAACTCGAGCGCACGGTGCCCGGGCACAGCGGCTGGCTCGACGGGGACACGTACTACGGCCCCGAGTCGTGGCGCGCCGCGCTGGCCGCGGCGGCGGCGGCGGTCGACGTCACGGCGGCCGTGCTCGACGGCGGCGCCCGCCGGGGATTGGCGCTGGTGCGCCCGCCCGGGCATCACGCCGAGGCCGACCGCGCGATGGGGTTTTGCCTGTTCAACAATGTGGCGGTCGCGGCCGCTGCGGCGCGTGCAGGCGGCGTCGGTCGCGTCGCGATCCTCGACTGGGATGTCCACCACGGCAACGGCACGCAGCACGCGTTCGAGTGCGACCCGACCGTACTGTACGTGTCGATACACCAATACCCGTACTACCCCGGGACGGGCGCGGTCGACGAGGCCGGCCGGGACGCGGGCGAGGGGTTCACCGTGAACGTGCCGCTGCCGGCTGGCTGCGGCGACGCCGACTACGCGCTGGCGTGGGAGAGGGTGGTCGAGCCGGCCCTGCGCGGGTTCGAGCCGGATCTGATCCTGGTGTCCGGAGGGTTCGACGCCTACCGCGGCGACCCGCTCGCCCAGATGGCGGTCACCGTCGACGGCTTCCGCTGGCTGGCGGACCGGGTGCGCGCGGTCGCCGACGACGTCGCCGGCGGGCGGCTGGTGTGCGCGCTCGAGGGCGGCTACGACCTCGCGGGGCTCGGGGGCTCCGTGGCGGCGGTGTTCGACGCGTGGACGTCGCCGGCCGGCGGCGTGCAGCGGCCGGCCGGGGAGCCGACGCCGGCGGGGCGCTCGGCGGTCGAGCGCGCGGCGGCGCAGCACGCGAGGTGGCGATGA
- a CDS encoding NAD(P)-dependent glycerol-3-phosphate dehydrogenase — MDIAVVGAGSYGTALAKLLADKGHAVTLWCRSPDRAAAIAATRRNDAYLPGFELPASVDVTADLAAAVAGKPIVLGVTPSHAVRDVLGRAARHLDPDAIVVNASKGLEEGTLDRIDQIYSDVLPAPLAARACFLSGPTFAKELAERRPSAIVVASADLAAAEAVQRAFSTDRFRVYTSDDVIGVQIGGALKNVVAIAAGMSDGLDFGLNARAALITRGLAEISRIGVRLGAHPLTFAGLSGMGDLVLTCSGELSRNRQVGLALGRGDKLDDIVGRTNMVAEGVKTTRAAHELAARLDVRAPIADTMYAVLYEGLAPARAVETLMTRALKHERE; from the coding sequence ATGGACATCGCGGTCGTGGGTGCGGGCAGCTACGGGACGGCGCTCGCGAAACTATTGGCGGACAAGGGACACGCGGTGACACTGTGGTGCCGCTCTCCGGACCGGGCCGCCGCGATCGCGGCCACACGGCGAAACGACGCCTACCTGCCGGGCTTCGAGTTGCCGGCGTCGGTGGACGTCACGGCCGACCTGGCGGCGGCGGTGGCCGGCAAGCCGATCGTGTTGGGCGTCACGCCCTCGCACGCCGTGCGCGACGTGCTCGGCCGCGCGGCACGGCACCTCGATCCGGATGCGATCGTCGTCAACGCATCGAAGGGGCTCGAGGAGGGCACCCTCGACCGGATCGATCAGATTTATTCGGACGTCTTGCCCGCGCCCTTGGCCGCGCGCGCGTGCTTCCTGTCGGGCCCGACGTTCGCCAAGGAGCTCGCCGAGCGGCGGCCGTCGGCGATCGTCGTCGCGAGCGCCGACCTGGCGGCCGCCGAGGCCGTCCAGCGCGCATTTTCGACCGACCGGTTTCGCGTCTACACGTCCGACGACGTGATCGGGGTGCAGATCGGCGGCGCGCTCAAGAACGTCGTCGCGATCGCGGCCGGCATGTCCGACGGGTTGGACTTCGGCCTCAACGCGCGGGCGGCGCTCATCACCCGCGGGCTGGCGGAGATCTCGCGTATCGGCGTCCGGCTCGGCGCGCACCCGCTGACCTTCGCCGGGCTGTCGGGCATGGGCGACCTGGTGCTCACCTGCTCGGGCGAGCTGTCGCGCAATCGTCAGGTCGGGCTCGCGCTCGGCCGCGGGGACAAGCTCGACGACATCGTCGGCCGCACGAACATGGTCGCCGAGGGCGTCAAGACCACGCGCGCCGCGCACGAACTCGCCGCCCGGCTGGACGTCCGGGCGCCGATCGCCGACACGATGTACGCGGTGCTCTACGAGGGGCTCGCGCCCGCCCGGGCGGTCGAGACGCTGATGACGCGCGCGCTCAAACACGAGCGCGAGTGA
- a CDS encoding diguanylate cyclase, translating to MNFTQHARETILCVDDEEGVLSALQQQLDARFGDECDIALASSGQDALELVDELEREGEPLAVVIADQIMPGMPGVELLERIHARSPLTTKILLTGQAGLDAVVAAINRAKLNHYIPKPWDEANLHLAVENLLRQYRLMAENRKLIEDLRSKNQALLDMNRELEAKVAERTSELAEANARLAQLAVTDGLTGLYNHRHFHERLALEVERSARNGLPLSLLMIDVDHFKHYNDHNGHPAGDEVLRELAHLMGDGRRANDFCARYGGEEFAIVLVDTSKLTAAQVAERLRARVADYPFAHAETQPLGRLSVSIGVASFPDDAAGAEALVRQADAALYAAKHGGRNCVVLATPTGSARDDETTEG from the coding sequence ATGAACTTCACCCAACACGCTCGCGAGACCATCCTCTGCGTCGACGACGAAGAGGGCGTGCTCAGTGCGTTGCAGCAGCAGCTCGACGCGCGGTTCGGCGACGAGTGCGACATCGCGCTCGCGTCCAGCGGCCAGGATGCGCTCGAACTCGTCGACGAACTCGAGCGCGAGGGCGAGCCGCTCGCCGTCGTGATCGCGGACCAGATCATGCCGGGCATGCCGGGCGTCGAACTGCTCGAGCGCATCCACGCGCGGTCGCCGCTGACGACGAAGATCCTGCTCACCGGCCAGGCCGGCCTCGACGCGGTCGTCGCCGCCATCAACCGCGCCAAGCTCAACCACTACATCCCGAAGCCGTGGGACGAGGCGAACCTGCATCTCGCGGTCGAGAATCTGTTGCGCCAGTACCGGCTCATGGCGGAGAACCGCAAGCTCATCGAGGATCTGCGGTCGAAGAACCAGGCGCTGCTCGACATGAACCGCGAACTCGAGGCGAAGGTCGCGGAGCGGACGAGCGAGTTGGCCGAGGCGAACGCGCGGCTCGCGCAGCTCGCCGTGACCGACGGACTCACCGGCCTGTACAACCACCGGCACTTCCACGAGCGGCTCGCGCTCGAGGTCGAGCGGTCGGCCCGCAACGGGTTGCCGCTGTCGCTGCTGATGATCGACGTCGATCATTTCAAGCACTACAACGACCACAACGGCCATCCGGCGGGGGACGAGGTGCTCCGCGAACTCGCGCACCTGATGGGCGACGGCCGCCGCGCGAACGACTTTTGCGCCCGCTACGGCGGCGAGGAGTTTGCGATCGTCCTGGTGGACACGTCGAAGCTCACCGCGGCCCAGGTCGCCGAGCGGCTGCGCGCGCGCGTGGCCGACTACCCGTTTGCGCACGCGGAGACGCAGCCGCTCGGGCGGCTGTCGGTGTCGATCGGCGTCGCGTCGTTCCCGGACGACGCCGCCGGCGCCGAGGCGCTGGTGCGCCAGGCCGACGCGGCGCTGTACGCGGCCAAACACGGCGGCCGCAACTGCGTCGTGCTGGCAACCCCGACCGGGTCGGCGCGCGACGACGAGACGACCGAAGGATAG